The proteins below are encoded in one region of Amycolatopsis acidiphila:
- a CDS encoding histidine phosphatase family protein → MTLRRLVLWRHGETDYNAAGRMQGHLDSALTEVGWNQARFAVPALARFDPALVIASDLRRATDTATVLTEAIGVPLRIDKRLRETHLGEWQGLTGAEVDADWPGERDRWRVDATWAPPGGESRVEVAARAGEVVNDLLTDTEPTDTVLLAAHGGLITALTAGLLGLPIEAWPQLGGIRNCHWVELTRRDEAWRVNAYNAGMYG, encoded by the coding sequence GTGACCTTGCGGCGCCTCGTGCTCTGGCGGCACGGGGAGACCGACTACAACGCCGCGGGCCGGATGCAGGGCCACCTCGACTCCGCGCTCACCGAGGTCGGCTGGAACCAGGCGCGGTTCGCGGTCCCGGCGCTCGCCAGGTTCGACCCGGCCCTGGTCATCGCTTCCGACCTGCGTCGCGCGACCGACACGGCAACGGTGCTCACCGAGGCCATCGGCGTACCGCTGCGCATCGACAAGCGCTTGCGTGAGACCCATCTCGGCGAATGGCAGGGCCTGACCGGGGCGGAGGTCGACGCCGACTGGCCGGGGGAGCGCGACCGCTGGCGCGTCGACGCGACGTGGGCGCCGCCCGGCGGCGAGTCCAGGGTCGAGGTCGCCGCGCGTGCCGGTGAGGTCGTCAACGACCTGCTCACCGACACCGAGCCGACGGACACCGTGCTGCTCGCCGCGCACGGAGGTCTCATCACGGCACTGACCGCCGGCCTGCTGGGGTTGCCGATCGAGGCGTGGCCGCAGCTGGGCGGCATCCGCAACTGCCACTGGGTGGAGCTCACCCGGCGTGACGAGGCGTGGCGGGTCAACGCCTACAACGCGGGCATGTACGGCTGA
- the octT gene encoding diglucosylglycerate octanoyltransferase: MPRLLVFGDSLSFHGPDGPCAADEARLWPNVAAAALGGSVDLVAGFGWTARDVWWSLIGDPRVWADLHHVDAVVLAIGSMDTLPSPLPTYLRTGLRYLRPDGLRRVARKAYLAAQPKLAVAMRGRPTVLPSKLTVHYLDTAVGALRILRPSLPIIGMLPGVHRADSYGRVHTARDGAAAAMASWAERVDVPLLDLPAVVGEHVLSGRGNPDGMHWGWEGHASVGKAMAALIGPLLVPDAGPGAP, from the coding sequence GTGCCTCGCCTGCTGGTCTTCGGCGACTCGCTGAGCTTCCACGGCCCTGACGGCCCCTGCGCTGCCGACGAGGCGCGGCTGTGGCCCAACGTCGCCGCCGCGGCGCTCGGCGGCAGCGTGGACCTGGTGGCCGGCTTCGGCTGGACGGCTCGCGACGTCTGGTGGTCGCTGATCGGCGACCCGCGGGTCTGGGCGGACCTGCATCACGTCGATGCCGTGGTCCTGGCGATCGGCAGCATGGACACCCTGCCGTCGCCATTGCCCACCTACCTGCGCACGGGCCTGCGGTACCTCCGCCCGGACGGCCTCCGCCGGGTGGCGCGCAAGGCGTACCTCGCCGCCCAGCCGAAGCTGGCCGTGGCGATGCGCGGCCGCCCAACCGTCCTGCCGTCGAAACTGACCGTGCACTACCTGGACACCGCTGTCGGCGCCCTGCGGATCCTCCGCCCATCGCTGCCCATCATCGGGATGCTGCCGGGCGTCCACCGCGCCGATTCGTACGGCCGCGTGCACACCGCTCGCGACGGCGCTGCTGCCGCGATGGCGTCCTGGGCCGAGCGGGTGGACGTGCCGCTGCTCGACCTGCCCGCGGTCGTCGGGGAACACGTGCTCAGCGGCCGTGGCAACCCCGACGGGATGCACTGGGGCTGGGAAGGGCACGCCTCGGTGGGCAAGGCCATGGCCGCGCTGATCGGTCCGCTGCTGGTCCCCGACGCGGGCCCCGGGGCCCCGTAG